Proteins from a genomic interval of Gordonia sp. SL306:
- the purS gene encoding phosphoribosylformylglycinamidine synthase subunit PurS yields the protein MARVVVDVMPKAEILDPQGQAIVGALGRLGFSGIADVRQGKRFELEVDDSVDDVALERIAEELLTNTVIENFNVSRVAD from the coding sequence ATGGCGCGAGTGGTGGTCGACGTGATGCCGAAGGCCGAGATCCTCGACCCGCAAGGGCAGGCGATCGTGGGAGCTCTGGGTCGGCTGGGATTCTCCGGGATCGCCGACGTCCGGCAGGGCAAGCGGTTCGAACTCGAGGTCGACGACTCGGTCGACGACGTGGCGCTCGAACGTATCGCGGAGGAATTGCTCACCAACACGGTGATCGAGAACTTCAACGTCTCGCGCGTCGCGGACTGA
- the purQ gene encoding phosphoribosylformylglycinamidine synthase subunit PurQ, with protein sequence MTARIGVITFPGTLDDIDAVRAARLAGAEPVELWHGDADLKNVDAVIVPGGFSYGDYLRAGAIARFAPVMGSVLEAATKGMPVLGICNGFQVLCEAGLLPGALTRNEGLHFVCRDEWLKVESNTTTWTSRFERGAEILIPLKSGEGRYVAPQGKLEELEGEGRIAFTYSGGNPNGSALDIAGISSADGRIVGLMPHPEHATEALTGPSDDGLGLFYSVIDSVLAAA encoded by the coding sequence ATGACTGCTCGTATCGGGGTCATCACCTTCCCTGGCACGCTCGACGACATCGACGCGGTGCGCGCGGCGCGACTGGCCGGTGCCGAGCCGGTGGAGCTGTGGCACGGCGACGCCGATCTCAAGAATGTCGATGCGGTGATCGTGCCGGGAGGCTTCTCTTACGGCGACTACCTACGTGCAGGCGCCATCGCCAGGTTTGCGCCGGTGATGGGGTCGGTTCTGGAGGCGGCGACCAAGGGAATGCCGGTCCTCGGGATCTGCAACGGTTTCCAGGTGCTGTGCGAGGCGGGGTTGCTGCCGGGCGCGCTGACCCGTAACGAGGGCCTGCACTTCGTCTGCCGCGACGAATGGCTGAAGGTCGAATCGAACACGACGACGTGGACGAGCCGCTTCGAACGAGGCGCGGAGATCCTCATCCCGCTCAAGTCCGGCGAGGGCCGCTACGTCGCACCGCAGGGCAAACTCGAGGAGCTCGAGGGCGAGGGCCGTATCGCGTTCACCTATTCCGGAGGCAATCCGAACGGCTCGGCACTCGACATCGCGGGGATCTCCAGCGCCGACGGCCGCATCGTCGGACTGATGCCGCACCCGGAGCATGCCACCGAGGCGCTGACCGGACCCAGCGACGACGGTCTGGGACTCTTCTATTCGGTGATCGATTCCGTGCTCGCCGCCGCCTGA